A stretch of the Gossypium hirsutum isolate 1008001.06 chromosome D07, Gossypium_hirsutum_v2.1, whole genome shotgun sequence genome encodes the following:
- the LOC107954223 gene encoding serine/threonine-protein phosphatase PP1: MGSASIDPVLLDDIICRLLEFKQARPGKQVQLMEGEIRQLCTVAREIFLQQPNLLELEAPIKICGDIHGQYADLLRLFEYGGFPPKANYLFLGDYVDRGKQSLETICLLLAYKIKYPENFFLLRGNHECASINRIYGFYDECKRRFNVRLWKTFTDCFNCLPVAALIDDKILCMHGGLSPDLTNLDQIRSITRPTDVPDSGLLCDLLWSDPGRDIKGWGMNDRGVSFTYGPDRVSDFLMKNDMDLVCRAHQVVEDGYEFFADRQLVTIFSAPNYCGEFDNAGAMMSVDESLMCSFQILKPADKRSRFI; encoded by the exons ATGGGATCTGCTTCGATTGACCCTGTTCTTTTGGATGATATAATATGTCGTTTATTGGAGTTTAAGCAAGCGAGGCCCGGGAAGCAAGTGCAGCTAATGGAAGGTGAGATCCGTCAGCTTTGCACCGTTGCAAGAGAAATCTTTCTTCAACAGCCTAATCTTCTTGAACTTGAAGCTCCCATCAAGATTTGTG gGGACATTCATGGGCAGTATGCTGATCTTCTGCGGCTTTTTGAATATGGGGGTTTTCCTCCTAAAGCTAATTATTTATTCCTTGGGGACTATGTTGATCGTGGCAAGCAGAGTCTAGAAACAATATGCCTTTTGCTAGCCTATAAGATTAAATATCCTGAGAACTTCTTTCTTTTGAGAGGGAATCATGAATGTGCTTCTATTAATCGGATTTATGGATTTTATGATGAATGCAAACGAAGGTTCAATGTGAGACTTTGGAAAACCTTTACTGATTGTTTTAACTGTCTTCCAGTGGCTGCTCTAATAGATGACAAAATATTGTGCATGCATGGTGGCCTTTCTCCTGATCTAACAAATTTGGATCAAATTAGGAGTATAACCCGACCAACTGATGTTCCCGATTCTGGTTTGCTTTGTGATTTACTTTGGTCAGATCCTGGTAGGGATATCAAAGGCTGGGGCATGAATGATCGAGGAGTCTCATTCACCTATGGCCCAGATAGAGTCTCTGACTTCTTAATGAAAAATGACATGGACCTTGTTTGCCGTGCCCATCAG GTTGTTGAAGATGGATATGAATTTTTCGCTGACAGACAGCTTGTTACTATATTTTCTGCTCCCAACTATTGTGGTGAATTTGACAATGCTGGTGCAATGATGAGTGTCGATGAAAGCCTAATGTGTTCATTCCAAATTCTTAAGCCTGCAGATAAAAGGTCCAGGTTCATTTGA